Proteins from a single region of Nocardioides anomalus:
- a CDS encoding ribose-5-phosphate isomerase, translating to MRVHLGSDHAGLDLKAHLVAWLTEHGYEPVDHGPFAYDAQDDYPVFCLRAAEGVAVDRKDGLEDSLGVVIGGSGNGEQIAANKVPGIRCALAWSDETATLAREHNDAHVVSVGGRMHPIEDMTRFVEIFLATPFSGEERHVRRLGQVAEYEKTRELPPLPDSAQGHGGQQTQGQDA from the coding sequence ATGCGCGTGCACCTCGGCTCCGACCACGCCGGCCTCGACCTCAAGGCGCACCTCGTCGCCTGGCTGACCGAGCACGGCTACGAGCCGGTGGACCACGGGCCGTTCGCCTACGACGCGCAGGACGACTACCCCGTCTTCTGCCTGCGCGCCGCCGAGGGCGTGGCCGTGGACCGCAAGGACGGCCTGGAGGACAGCCTGGGCGTGGTGATCGGCGGCTCCGGGAACGGCGAGCAGATCGCGGCCAACAAGGTGCCCGGCATCCGCTGTGCGCTGGCCTGGTCCGACGAGACGGCCACGCTGGCCCGCGAGCACAACGACGCCCACGTGGTCTCGGTGGGCGGGCGGATGCACCCGATCGAGGACATGACGCGCTTCGTCGAGATCTTCCTGGCCACGCCGTTCAGCGGCGAGGAGCGCCACGTGCGCCGGCTCGGCCAGGTCGCGGAGTACGAGAAGACCCGGGAGCTGCCGCCGCTGCCGGACTCGGCCCAGGGGCACGGCGGCCAGCAGACGCAGGGTCAGGATGCCTGA
- a CDS encoding Fpg/Nei family DNA glycosylase has translation MPEGHTLHRLATALDGAFAGQQLRVSSPQGRFADSAALLDGRVLEGAESWGKHLWLRFAGGDLVHVHLGLYGKFDVHPDVPVVPAPVGQVRLRLVSRTAYADLRGATACELQTPEERAAIVARLGPDPLRPDADGGAAYERIRRSRAPLGGLLMDQSVVAGIGNVYRAELLFRHRLDPMRPGTSVRPGRWAELWDDLVGLMAAGVREGVIRTVRPEHLTQEELTNGQRVSYVYRRAGEPCRVCGTRVRTAELQGRNLYWCPRCQPRFPLARRTVIATGPTDAREQR, from the coding sequence ATGCCTGAGGGGCACACGCTCCACCGTCTCGCCACCGCGCTCGACGGCGCGTTCGCCGGCCAGCAGCTCCGGGTCAGCAGCCCCCAGGGTCGGTTCGCGGACTCGGCCGCCCTGCTGGACGGGCGGGTGCTCGAGGGCGCGGAGTCGTGGGGCAAGCACCTGTGGCTGCGCTTCGCCGGCGGCGACCTGGTGCACGTGCACCTGGGGCTCTACGGGAAGTTCGACGTGCACCCGGACGTCCCGGTCGTGCCGGCACCGGTGGGCCAGGTCCGGCTGCGGCTGGTCTCGCGCACGGCGTACGCCGACCTGCGCGGGGCCACCGCCTGCGAGCTGCAGACGCCCGAGGAGCGCGCGGCGATCGTGGCCCGGCTCGGCCCGGACCCGCTGCGCCCGGACGCCGACGGCGGCGCGGCGTACGAAAGGATCCGGCGCAGCCGCGCGCCGCTCGGCGGGCTGCTCATGGACCAGTCGGTCGTCGCGGGGATCGGGAACGTCTACCGCGCCGAGCTGCTCTTCCGGCACCGCCTCGACCCGATGCGCCCGGGCACCAGCGTGCGGCCCGGGCGCTGGGCGGAGCTGTGGGACGACCTCGTCGGGCTCATGGCCGCCGGGGTGCGCGAGGGCGTGATCCGCACGGTGCGGCCCGAGCACCTGACGCAGGAGGAGCTCACGAACGGTCAGCGCGTGTCCTACGTCTACCGCCGCGCCGGCGAGCCCTGCCGGGTCTGCGGCACGCGGGTGCGGACCGCGGAGCTCCAGGGCCGCAACCTCTACTGGTGTCCTCGATGCCAGCCCCGGTTCCCGCTCGCGCGCCGTACAGTGATCGCGACCGGCCCGACGGACGCCAGGGAGCAGCGATGA
- a CDS encoding PP2C family protein-serine/threonine phosphatase, translating into MSTDVRPSRARASEVSAPRHTVRRFARRGAYQDTKLLLALSLLPLAIVVGVVISPVNVPFTSLMVPLLLGSLLLTPRLLPYFCVYLFGALMVSLAAQESVTLKTYGAVGIQVLMCLIVLAFALRRQRLGVAGAIGESMFVDLRDRILQQGGIPELAAGWHAESALRSAGGTPFAGDFIVACTTPGRLHLVVVDVSGKGEEAGTRALLLSGAFGGLLGALPPEQFLTAANDYLLRQDWDEGFATAVHLTLDLDDGSFEVRSAGHPPAALRHAGAGRWGVLTSEGPVLGLMPDADFVTAHGRIGHQDALLLYTDGMVEEPRRDIDLGLDRMLGEAEHLLRGGVEGAARRMVDALGSRDDDRAVVVIARR; encoded by the coding sequence ATGAGCACCGACGTGCGGCCCTCGCGCGCGCGTGCCTCGGAGGTCTCCGCCCCGCGGCACACCGTGCGGCGCTTCGCGCGGCGCGGTGCCTACCAGGACACCAAGCTGCTGCTCGCGCTGTCGCTGCTGCCGCTGGCCATCGTGGTCGGGGTCGTCATCTCGCCGGTCAACGTGCCGTTCACCAGCCTCATGGTCCCGCTGCTGCTCGGCAGCCTGCTGCTCACGCCGCGCCTGCTGCCGTACTTCTGCGTCTACCTCTTCGGTGCGCTCATGGTCTCCCTGGCCGCGCAGGAGAGCGTCACGCTCAAGACCTACGGCGCGGTCGGCATCCAGGTGCTGATGTGCCTGATCGTGCTGGCCTTCGCGCTGCGCCGCCAGCGGCTCGGCGTGGCCGGCGCGATCGGCGAGTCGATGTTCGTCGACCTGCGCGACCGGATCCTCCAGCAGGGCGGCATCCCCGAGCTCGCGGCCGGCTGGCACGCCGAGTCCGCGCTCCGCTCCGCCGGCGGTACGCCGTTCGCCGGCGACTTCATCGTCGCCTGCACCACACCCGGCCGCCTGCACCTGGTGGTCGTCGACGTCTCCGGCAAGGGCGAGGAGGCCGGCACCCGCGCCCTGCTGCTCTCCGGCGCCTTCGGCGGCCTGCTCGGCGCGCTGCCGCCCGAGCAGTTCCTGACCGCCGCCAACGACTACCTGCTGCGCCAGGACTGGGACGAGGGCTTCGCCACCGCCGTCCACCTGACCCTCGACCTCGACGACGGCTCGTTCGAGGTCCGCAGCGCCGGCCACCCGCCCGCCGCCCTGCGCCACGCCGGCGCCGGCCGCTGGGGCGTGCTCACCAGCGAGGGCCCGGTCCTCGGCCTGATGCCCGACGCGGACTTCGTCACCGCCCACGGCCGCATCGGCCACCAGGACGCCCTGCTGCTCTACACCGACGGCATGGTCGAGGAGCCCCGCCGCGACATCGACCTGGGCCTCGACCGGATGCTCGGCGAGGCCGAGCACCTGCTCCGCGGCGGCGTCGAGGGCGCTGCCCGCCGGATGGTCGACGCCCTCGGCTCACGCGACGACGACCGCGCCGTGGTCGTCATCGCTCGTCGCTAG
- a CDS encoding cation transporter yields MGFGLDSVVEVSSGLIILWQFRHVVPESRERTALRLMAVSFFALALYVGVQSVRSLTSDREPDTSTVGIVLAAASLVIMPNLSWAQRRTGRALGSGAVVADSTQTLLCTYLSAVLLVGLVLDASLGWSWADPLAGLVIAAVAVREGVQAWRGEGCCAPGPAGGPARAACTDGCCAEDVVAGPLLTVRTPSQG; encoded by the coding sequence GTGGGCTTCGGTCTCGACTCGGTCGTGGAGGTGTCCTCCGGGCTGATCATCCTGTGGCAGTTCCGCCACGTGGTCCCCGAGTCCCGCGAGCGCACCGCCCTGCGCCTCATGGCGGTGTCCTTCTTCGCCCTCGCGCTCTACGTGGGCGTCCAGTCGGTCCGCTCGCTGACGAGCGACCGGGAGCCGGACACCTCCACGGTCGGCATCGTGCTGGCCGCGGCGTCGCTGGTGATCATGCCCAACCTGTCGTGGGCGCAGCGGCGCACCGGGCGGGCGCTGGGGTCCGGCGCCGTGGTCGCCGACTCGACCCAGACGCTCCTGTGCACCTACCTGTCGGCGGTGCTGCTGGTCGGCCTGGTCCTCGACGCCTCGCTGGGGTGGTCGTGGGCCGATCCCCTCGCCGGCCTGGTCATCGCGGCCGTGGCGGTGCGCGAAGGTGTCCAGGCCTGGCGCGGCGAGGGGTGCTGCGCACCCGGCCCCGCCGGGGGTCCCGCCAGGGCGGCGTGCACGGACGGGTGCTGCGCCGAGGACGTGGTGGCGGGGCCGCTGCTCACCGTCCGGACGCCCTCCCAGGGCTGA
- a CDS encoding trigger factor produces the protein MYSGMTMDAYLEEQGQTQEEFEADLERRVRDAVAAQFVLDEIAKQEAFGVDQGELSEHLVRRAQQSGQDPQEFANHMFEHNHIPELVQEILRGKALAQIVEGASVTDESGQPVELKNLRPDGTIGEPEAEGDTDGDTDGEAEAGTGDAAEDEDDAK, from the coding sequence GTGTACTCCGGCATGACGATGGACGCCTACCTCGAGGAGCAGGGCCAGACCCAGGAGGAGTTCGAGGCCGACCTCGAGCGCCGGGTCCGCGACGCGGTCGCCGCCCAGTTCGTCCTCGACGAGATCGCCAAGCAGGAGGCGTTCGGCGTCGACCAGGGCGAGCTCTCCGAGCACCTGGTCCGGCGGGCCCAGCAGTCGGGCCAGGACCCGCAGGAGTTCGCCAACCACATGTTCGAGCACAACCACATCCCCGAGCTGGTGCAGGAGATCCTGCGCGGCAAGGCGCTGGCCCAGATCGTCGAGGGCGCGAGCGTCACCGACGAGTCGGGCCAGCCGGTGGAGCTCAAGAACCTCCGCCCGGACGGCACCATCGGTGAGCCCGAGGCCGAGGGCGACACCGACGGCGACACCGACGGCGAGGCCGAGGCCGGCACCGGGGACGCCGCCGAGGACGAGGACGACGCGAAGTAG
- a CDS encoding serine/threonine-protein kinase, translating to MTGANDDDAWRPPQAPARPAEELEGYADLVEIGRGGDSVVYRARDLAVDREVAIKVLAVDDPGRVDRFVREIEITVALGRQHPNIVTVLAVGTTASGRPAIVMDFYERGSLHDQLRERGPMAVDEAVAAMVVVADALAFAHAHGVLHRDVKPQNVLVLPTSWVLADFGIARLVDTEHTASVETFTYRHASPQLLDGMAPTAADDLWALGSTLFTLLDGRPPFASDDPDDDSALAYLRRVRTEERRPLEHHRGQGDTTAVLGIVDRCLAKDLDQRWASAGEVRDALAEVRVHGWEPGAPVVPLSAGPGAATGTALAPTPTPVPATTRVDPEPEPTGGKHAARAEEPPPPAEPSPLALSVLAHGAQPVDEEPTGTALAPRTGGGAVPPRPPEEERPVDPGARRRRRTLLVLAAVALLVGGTLGLFGSALRGGDDDDRAEDPGPTAGPVQTGEPVPTLSSAPTVSGDPQPRIPDPQLTFDFLDITDDGLTLALRWNDPSDGEGRFVLTETSPEKNVLKQFSPGVTEAELSYPMSVGDRSCFVLSVVMPDGRFGVAQPQPRCVTPK from the coding sequence GTGACTGGGGCGAACGACGACGACGCGTGGCGACCGCCACAGGCGCCGGCACGCCCCGCCGAGGAGCTCGAGGGCTACGCCGACCTGGTCGAGATCGGCCGCGGCGGCGACTCGGTCGTCTACCGCGCCCGTGACCTCGCGGTCGACCGCGAGGTGGCCATCAAGGTCCTCGCCGTAGACGACCCCGGCCGGGTCGACCGGTTCGTTCGCGAGATCGAGATCACCGTCGCGCTGGGCCGCCAGCACCCGAACATCGTCACCGTCCTCGCGGTGGGCACCACCGCGAGCGGACGCCCGGCGATCGTCATGGACTTCTACGAGCGCGGCAGCCTGCACGACCAGCTCCGCGAGCGCGGGCCGATGGCCGTCGACGAGGCGGTGGCCGCGATGGTCGTGGTCGCCGACGCGCTGGCCTTCGCCCACGCGCACGGCGTGCTGCACCGCGACGTGAAGCCGCAGAACGTCCTGGTCCTGCCGACCTCGTGGGTGCTGGCCGACTTCGGCATCGCCCGGCTCGTCGACACCGAGCACACCGCGTCGGTGGAGACCTTCACCTACCGCCACGCCTCGCCCCAGCTGCTGGACGGGATGGCACCGACCGCGGCCGACGACCTCTGGGCGCTCGGCTCGACGCTGTTCACCCTGCTCGACGGCCGCCCGCCGTTCGCCAGCGACGACCCCGACGACGACTCGGCGCTGGCCTACCTGCGCCGGGTCCGCACCGAGGAGCGCCGGCCCCTCGAGCACCACCGTGGCCAGGGCGACACCACGGCGGTGCTGGGCATCGTCGACCGCTGCCTGGCCAAGGACCTCGACCAGCGCTGGGCCTCGGCCGGTGAGGTGCGCGACGCCCTGGCCGAGGTGCGGGTGCACGGCTGGGAGCCGGGCGCGCCCGTCGTCCCGCTGAGCGCGGGCCCGGGCGCGGCCACCGGCACGGCGCTGGCCCCGACGCCCACGCCGGTGCCGGCCACGACCCGGGTCGACCCCGAGCCCGAGCCGACCGGGGGCAAGCACGCCGCCCGCGCCGAGGAGCCGCCTCCGCCCGCCGAGCCGTCCCCGCTGGCCCTGTCGGTGCTGGCCCACGGCGCGCAGCCGGTCGACGAGGAGCCCACCGGCACCGCGCTGGCGCCCCGGACCGGGGGAGGAGCGGTCCCGCCCCGCCCGCCCGAGGAGGAGCGGCCCGTCGACCCGGGCGCGCGCCGCCGCCGCCGCACGCTGCTCGTGCTGGCCGCGGTGGCCCTGCTCGTCGGCGGCACCCTGGGACTGTTCGGCTCCGCGCTGCGCGGTGGTGACGACGACGACCGGGCCGAGGACCCCGGACCGACCGCCGGGCCGGTGCAGACCGGCGAGCCGGTGCCGACGCTGAGCAGCGCGCCGACCGTCAGCGGCGACCCGCAGCCGCGGATCCCCGACCCCCAGCTCACCTTCGACTTCCTCGACATCACCGACGACGGGCTCACGCTGGCCCTCCGGTGGAACGACCCCAGCGACGGCGAGGGCCGCTTCGTGCTCACCGAGACCTCGCCGGAGAAGAACGTCCTCAAGCAGTTCTCGCCCGGCGTCACCGAGGCCGAGCTGTCCTACCCGATGTCGGTGGGCGACCGGTCCTGCTTCGTGCTGTCGGTGGTGATGCCGGACGGCCGCTTCGGGGTCGCCCAACCGCAGCCACGCTGCGTCACGCCGAAGTAG
- a CDS encoding DUF3488 and transglutaminase-like domain-containing protein → MTGSWKTSVAATTWAACLVATGSLAIAGVWDSWVATVVLLLGAVLPLVLLRVVVWLGVPRWPAAAVLTALLVLTAYLMTAGTDGTLVESLGDAVPRLLTEPLPYAARADLLTAPLVLVALVSLLAGLRLDARTRVGPVAGAVVLYVAGALLSAGATDPHGLLAVLLVALAVAGWVLLDHRPDDARRRIATGLPVVAGLAVVVAGVALVPVGNAFEPRDHVDAPVLSVELPSPLPRLGAWAANPDAELFRVQGDPVPLRLVTLRDYDGTQWQASTRYSPLGSPGEKSLPDGRLRQRSDLRVQLDALGGPWLPTPGDPVAVSARDAAVDLESGTVYDGRAGTGTRYDVTGVADAPDPDDLLSATVPTGGDAAAYLRQPELPLSISTYGARITRGAGSPYETALAIESAVSHNRKLTARAASGSAFWRIEQFLFGEPGTPGARTGTSEQFATAFALLARDAGLPTRLVVGFGPGDPDRDGTLVVHGRDALAWPEVYFDGLGWVPFNPTPTDSAIGSSRPTVAQPPVPDSDGPPAPQEQPTEAGASPQDDDAAAPRPAAGDSGGGVGAATLALGAGATVLVLLLLVLALRRLRSVRHLRRGAPGAWAEVLDTLALAGVPVDRTLPATDLADAADARFGTSAARTVADSAERTVFGPGGAEPSAGDRLRTALADVRRAARSSVPAWRRWWWWVDPRVLLR, encoded by the coding sequence GTGACCGGCTCCTGGAAGACCTCCGTGGCCGCCACGACCTGGGCGGCCTGTCTGGTGGCCACCGGCAGCCTGGCCATCGCCGGCGTCTGGGACTCCTGGGTCGCGACCGTCGTCCTCCTGCTCGGTGCGGTGCTGCCGCTGGTCCTGCTGCGCGTCGTGGTGTGGCTCGGCGTGCCGCGCTGGCCCGCCGCGGCCGTGCTGACGGCGCTGCTCGTCCTCACGGCGTACCTCATGACCGCCGGGACCGACGGCACCCTGGTGGAGAGCCTGGGCGACGCCGTCCCGCGGCTGCTCACCGAGCCGCTGCCCTACGCCGCGCGCGCCGACCTGCTCACCGCGCCCCTGGTGCTCGTCGCCCTGGTCTCGCTGCTGGCCGGGCTACGCCTCGACGCCCGCACCCGCGTCGGTCCGGTGGCCGGCGCCGTCGTGCTGTACGTCGCGGGCGCGCTGCTCAGCGCCGGCGCGACCGACCCGCACGGGCTGCTCGCTGTGCTGCTGGTCGCGCTGGCCGTGGCGGGTTGGGTGCTGCTCGACCACCGGCCCGACGACGCCCGCCGCCGGATCGCCACCGGGCTGCCGGTCGTCGCCGGGCTCGCCGTGGTCGTCGCCGGCGTCGCGCTGGTGCCGGTGGGCAACGCCTTCGAGCCGCGCGACCACGTCGACGCTCCCGTCCTGTCCGTCGAGCTGCCCAGCCCGCTGCCCCGCCTCGGCGCCTGGGCGGCCAACCCCGACGCCGAGCTGTTCCGGGTCCAGGGCGACCCCGTGCCGCTGCGGCTGGTCACCCTGCGCGACTACGACGGCACCCAGTGGCAGGCCTCCACGCGCTACTCCCCGCTCGGCTCGCCCGGCGAGAAGTCGCTGCCCGACGGCCGGCTGCGGCAACGCTCCGACCTGCGCGTGCAGCTCGACGCGCTCGGCGGTCCCTGGCTGCCCACCCCCGGCGACCCGGTCGCGGTCAGCGCCCGCGACGCGGCGGTCGACCTCGAGTCCGGCACCGTGTACGACGGCCGGGCCGGCACCGGGACCCGCTACGACGTGACCGGGGTGGCCGACGCGCCCGACCCCGACGACCTGCTGTCCGCCACCGTCCCGACCGGGGGCGACGCGGCGGCGTACCTCCGGCAGCCGGAGCTCCCCCTGTCCATCTCGACCTACGGCGCCCGGATCACCCGGGGCGCCGGGTCGCCGTACGAGACCGCGCTGGCCATCGAGAGCGCGGTCTCGCACAACCGCAAGCTGACCGCCCGCGCGGCCTCCGGGTCGGCGTTCTGGCGCATCGAGCAGTTCCTGTTCGGCGAGCCGGGCACGCCGGGCGCGCGGACGGGGACGTCGGAGCAGTTCGCCACCGCCTTCGCGCTGCTGGCCCGCGACGCCGGGCTCCCGACGCGGCTCGTGGTCGGCTTCGGGCCGGGCGACCCGGACCGCGACGGCACGCTCGTGGTCCACGGCCGCGACGCGCTGGCCTGGCCCGAGGTGTACTTCGACGGGCTCGGCTGGGTGCCGTTCAACCCCACGCCCACCGACTCCGCGATCGGCAGCAGCCGGCCCACGGTCGCGCAGCCGCCGGTGCCGGACAGCGACGGGCCACCCGCGCCCCAGGAGCAGCCGACGGAGGCGGGCGCATCGCCGCAGGACGACGACGCCGCGGCCCCGCGGCCGGCCGCCGGGGACTCCGGGGGCGGCGTCGGCGCTGCGACCCTCGCGCTGGGGGCCGGCGCGACCGTGCTGGTCCTGCTGCTGCTCGTTCTCGCCCTGCGGCGCCTGCGCTCGGTGCGCCACCTGCGCCGCGGCGCCCCCGGCGCGTGGGCCGAGGTGCTCGACACGCTGGCCCTGGCCGGCGTACCCGTCGACCGCACGCTGCCCGCCACCGACCTGGCCGACGCCGCGGACGCGCGCTTCGGCACCAGCGCGGCGCGCACCGTCGCCGACTCGGCCGAGCGGACGGTGTTCGGACCGGGCGGCGCCGAGCCGAGCGCCGGCGACCGGCTGCGCACGGCCCTGGCCGACGTACGACGCGCGGCGCGGTCGAGCGTGCCGGCGTGGCGCCGCTGGTGGTGGTGGGTCGACCCGCGCGTGCTGCTGCGCTGA
- a CDS encoding DUF58 domain-containing protein produces the protein MARRAGRAAVTSRGWLVGALALGMLVLGLGLHYPLVAALGGALLLALALEVLAVVAPPDLVVRRTVTPAVVVRHDDCRATLAVTGRRHRGLARLEVSDTVEGALVPVPLPEAARAETVSVPYPIPTGRRGLVEVGPVRLRRVGLAGLADHTVWVGRTDLVRVLPRRVPVSGMPTGTRRSARGAETAWELGGTDLVGLHEYAMGDDLRRLHWATSARTGSLMVREDVDPAEPHVRVVLDDTAAGYRSGRPRAERDDQTFEDAVELAAALCRSAAAEGHPVRFLTTSGRHQVEVPGSPTGQPQHEAHELEWLLAEIELVEAGLPATVETDSADVAVAVSGPGADEPALRRLLDSGSPARTVHAVVDPSATVVSEDHAGLLVLRGEDATALARTWDRVLRP, from the coding sequence GTGGCCCGCCGCGCCGGGAGGGCCGCCGTCACCAGCCGGGGCTGGCTGGTCGGCGCGCTGGCCCTCGGGATGCTCGTGCTCGGTCTCGGGCTGCACTACCCGCTCGTCGCCGCGCTGGGCGGTGCGCTGCTGCTCGCGCTGGCGCTCGAGGTCCTCGCCGTCGTGGCGCCGCCCGACCTCGTGGTGCGCCGCACCGTCACCCCCGCGGTCGTCGTGCGCCACGACGACTGCCGCGCCACCCTGGCCGTCACCGGCCGCCGGCACCGTGGCCTGGCCCGGCTCGAGGTCAGCGACACCGTCGAGGGCGCGCTGGTCCCCGTCCCGCTGCCCGAGGCGGCCCGCGCCGAGACGGTGAGCGTGCCCTACCCCATCCCCACCGGCCGTCGCGGCCTGGTCGAGGTCGGCCCGGTCCGGCTCCGGCGGGTCGGGCTGGCCGGGCTCGCCGACCACACCGTCTGGGTCGGGCGCACCGACCTGGTCCGCGTCCTGCCCCGCCGCGTGCCGGTGTCCGGGATGCCGACCGGCACCCGCCGCTCCGCCCGCGGCGCCGAGACCGCCTGGGAGCTGGGCGGCACCGACCTGGTGGGCCTGCACGAGTACGCCATGGGCGACGACCTGCGCCGCCTGCACTGGGCCACCAGCGCCCGCACCGGCTCGCTCATGGTGCGCGAGGACGTCGACCCCGCCGAGCCGCACGTGCGCGTGGTCCTCGACGACACCGCCGCGGGCTACCGGTCCGGGCGGCCCCGCGCCGAGCGCGACGACCAGACCTTCGAGGACGCCGTCGAGCTGGCCGCCGCGCTCTGCCGGTCCGCCGCCGCCGAGGGCCACCCGGTGCGCTTCCTGACCACCAGCGGCCGCCACCAGGTCGAGGTCCCGGGCTCGCCCACGGGCCAGCCGCAGCACGAGGCCCACGAGCTGGAGTGGCTGCTGGCCGAGATCGAGCTGGTCGAGGCCGGGCTGCCCGCCACGGTCGAGACCGACAGCGCCGACGTGGCCGTCGCGGTCAGCGGCCCGGGCGCCGACGAGCCCGCCCTGCGCCGGCTGCTCGACTCCGGCTCACCCGCGCGCACCGTGCACGCCGTGGTCGACCCGAGCGCCACCGTGGTCAGCGAGGACCACGCCGGACTCCTGGTCCTGCGCGGCGAGGACGCCACCGCGCTGGCCCGGACCTGGGACCGGGTGCTGCGACCGTGA
- a CDS encoding AAA family ATPase, whose protein sequence is MTALADSPTPTEADVAAFRQLHQRLGDAVEAALHGKRATIDLVLVSVFAEGHVLLEDVPGTGKTTLARAVGQALGGQVRRVQFTPDLLPSDVTGTTVFDPRDGEIRFRPGPVFGHVLLADEINRAAAKTQSSLLEVMQERTVTVDGETHPVPDPFVVIATQNPVDLDGTYRLPEAQLDRFLVRVTLGFPDAEHEIEVLRPGSTAGHVGEVARVTSPDEVAMTIRQLETLHVADLLLRYVRDLGVAVREDPRVRLGASTRGLKALVRCLQVYAAAQGRNYVVPSDVQRLAVPVLAHRTVLTRDAALAGHTPSAVVQDALEAVPPPQPDRA, encoded by the coding sequence GTGACCGCTCTGGCCGACTCCCCGACGCCGACCGAGGCCGACGTCGCCGCGTTCCGCCAGCTCCACCAGCGGCTCGGTGACGCGGTCGAGGCGGCGCTGCACGGCAAGCGCGCCACCATCGACCTGGTCCTGGTCTCGGTCTTCGCCGAGGGCCACGTCCTGCTCGAGGACGTGCCCGGCACCGGCAAGACCACGCTGGCCCGGGCCGTGGGCCAGGCGCTCGGCGGGCAGGTGCGGCGGGTGCAGTTCACCCCGGACCTGCTGCCCAGCGACGTCACGGGCACCACGGTGTTCGACCCGCGCGACGGTGAGATCCGGTTCCGGCCCGGTCCGGTCTTCGGCCACGTGCTGCTGGCCGACGAGATCAACCGGGCCGCGGCCAAGACCCAGTCCTCCCTGCTCGAGGTGATGCAGGAGCGGACGGTGACCGTGGACGGCGAGACCCACCCGGTCCCCGACCCGTTCGTGGTGATCGCGACCCAGAACCCTGTCGACCTCGACGGCACCTACCGGCTGCCCGAGGCGCAGCTCGACCGGTTCCTGGTCCGGGTCACCCTCGGCTTCCCCGACGCCGAGCACGAGATCGAGGTGCTGCGGCCCGGCAGCACCGCCGGCCACGTCGGCGAGGTGGCCCGGGTGACCTCGCCCGACGAGGTCGCGATGACCATCCGCCAGCTCGAGACGCTGCACGTGGCCGACCTGCTGCTGCGCTACGTGCGCGACCTCGGCGTGGCCGTCCGCGAGGACCCGCGCGTCCGGCTGGGCGCCAGCACCCGCGGGCTCAAGGCGCTGGTCCGCTGCCTGCAGGTGTACGCCGCGGCGCAGGGCCGCAACTACGTGGTGCCCAGCGACGTGCAGCGGCTCGCCGTACCCGTCCTCGCGCACCGCACGGTGCTCACCCGCGACGCCGCGCTGGCCGGGCACACGCCGAGCGCCGTCGTCCAGGACGCGCTGGAGGCGGTGCCCCCGCCGCAGCCCGACCGGGCCTGA